Below is a window of Pirellulales bacterium DNA.
GCCGGGTACGTTGGTCAAGGGCCGCGTCCGCAACCTGACCAACTATGGCGCCTTCATCGAAATCGAAGAAGGCATCGACGGTCTGTTGCATGTCAGCGACATGTCATGGACCCGCAAGATCAGCCACCCCAGCGAAATGCTCGAAAAGGGCGCCGAGGTCGAATGCCGGGTGCTCTCGGTCGATCAGGAGCGCCGCCGCATCGCCTTGGGCCTGAAGCAGCTCTCGAACGACCCCTGGAGCACCGATATCCCCAGCCGTTACCAGCCGGGCCAGATCGTCCACGGCAAGGTGACCAAGCTGACCAATTTCGGCGTGTTCGTCGGGCTCGAAGACGGGCTCGAGGGTTTGCTGCACATCTCGGAATTGGCCGACCACAAGGTCGAGAATCCGGAAGACGTCGTGAAGGTTGGCGACGACATCGAGGTGAAGATTCTTCGTGTCGATACCGACGAGCGCAAGATCGGCTTGTCGCGGAAGCGGGTCGAATGGACCCAGGACGACATCGATCAGAAGGAGCCCGAGAAGCAGGCCCCCAGCCGGCCGACTTCGAGCACTCCGCTCAAGGGCGGCGTCGGCGGCGGCTCGGGTCCGCTGATCCAGCCGGGCGGCGACGCATCGTAATTGCCCCGCGGTGTGGGCGTTTGAACACAACAGCCCCCGGACGGCTCGACCGCCGCGCCGGGGGCTGTGTTTTTCTTGCCGCGTCGCTCAGTAGGAGCCCAACACTTCTTTGCCGGCCCGCGTGGCCAGCCCGCGATAGGTGGTGCTATCGACCTGGTCGGCGATGAATCGCACGCTGCCGTCGGCCATCAGATGATTGGCGCCGGCCTCGTGCTCGCTGCTTGGACCCCAGGTCCAATCTTGCTGAAAGCCGGTCATGGGGCCGCTGTTCAGTACGCTCATCGACAAGTAGACCGAGCGATTCAAGGCGGCCTGCGTGTCGCCGCTGGCTGGCAGCATCGCGACTGCCGTGGCCGTATTGCCATCGAACCAGGCGGCATAGTTGCGCTCTTTCGTTTCGGTGCATGCGAGCGTGTTCGAAGTGCCGTCCTTGATGTCTTCGAGCCGTACGGGATGTGGCCGTTTGAATGTCGGCGGCACCAGCACGCCGTCGGGCGTTTCGCCAATCAGCTTTTCCCAGGTGCTGGCGCCGAAGCCGACGTAGTTCGTTAGCGCCGGCCCGCTCCACACGTCGACCTGTGCGTATTCGGTCGCGTCGGAGTTGAATGTCTCGCCAATCGAAGGGCAGAGCAGCGAGGCAATTCGCGTTTGGGCCGCGGCCACGTTGCCTTGCGGGCGCGCAGTGTCGTAGCCCGTTTCGTCCCAGGTGAGCCGCTGGAAATCGACGACCGCCGCCAACCCTTGTTGTTCGACGTACGGCAACAACAGGGCGTACCAGCTAAACACGTGACCCGACGGGGTGCCGGGGCGCGACCGCGCCGGCGCAGGCTCGAGGCGGTAGTCGCCGCCGAACGGTCCGACCAGCGTGCCGGTAGAACTGGGCGGGAACGAAGCGTGCGTGGTGTGGTATTGGTGTAACGCCAGGCCGAGCTGCTTGAGATTGTTGCCGCATTGCGAGCGCCGGGCCGACTGCCGCGCCGCCTGAACGGCCGGCATCAATAGCGCCATCAGAATGGCGAGGATGGCAATCACGACGAGTAGTTCGACGAGCGTGAAGCCGCGCCGCCGGCGCGCGGCGCTCGCAGTCCGTCGGTGGGTGATGCGAACTTGGCGCGCAAATAGACCAGAGCGTGAATACCGCATGGCAGTGCCTCTCCTCGGTGGGCGGATGCTCGGCCTCCGCGGTGAGCGGGCGCTCAAGGTGGGATCGATGCGGCGGTCGGTCGACCGCAGCCATCGGACGCCGGGCAGGTGTGACGTCAGGCTCTACGCTCGAAACGGCCCGGCGTTGCGCGCGGCGAGAAAATTTTTTCCCAGCCTCAGAGCGGCTGGTACTCTTCGCCCGTCAGCAGCAAGAACAAGTCGCGGAACTTGCGCACCATGCGGTGGTGGCGATAGCGAACTTTTTCGGGGCTCGAGCCGGTACGCTCGGCGACCTCGGCCACGCTCCGTTCCTCGATGGCCCGCAAGTAAAAAACCTCGAAATTCCGCGGCGAAACTTCGCCCCGAAGTTGTTCGACCACCTGCTGAACCAGGGCCGAGTGCCAGCGGCGATCGATTTCGGCCGACGGCTCGGCGGCCGGACCGGCCACTTGCTCGGTTGGGGCCCCCAGATCGAGCCTGGCGGTCCGCCGCAGGCGTCGCCGCATCAAATCGGTCGCGCGCGAACGAACCAGCGAATACAGCCACCCGCGAAAGCTCCCGCGGCTGCGCTCGTACCGGAAATCGCGCAGCGCGACGATCACCGTTTGCAGCGCCTCTTGCACGCAATCGTCCAGTTCGTCGGCCGGCACCCGGCACCGCACGGCAAAACGCCGAATCAGCGGTTCGTAGACGGCGTAGAACTGTTGCCAGCCGTGTTCGGGAATCGGCTCGCCGCGTTCGAGCCGCTGCTCCAGGTAGAGTTGTGCCGCCTGCAGCGTTTCGGAATTCGTGTAGCCGTCGCCCGCACTGGGGGATTCGTGCGTAAAGTCGGGCATGGCCGAGTTTCTCGGTGAGAGCAGCAGGCCGGGGCGCCTCGCACCCGCGCGGACCCCAGACAGTCCCGCAGGCAATCGCGCTTTTCAGAATACCCGATCCCGAGTTGCGGTGTGCTCCCCCGGTCCGGTTGCGGAGTCGCTGGCACAACCGTTGCGGCCGGCACGGTCCACCCAAACGCTTTGCTGGCGCCAGCGGTGCAGAATCCGCTGGCGTAGCGTCGATAGTAACTGGGCCAGCTTTGAGATACTTCGCACTCTGCGCACGGATCGGCCCCGCATGCCTGCAACTCGTCGACGCCCCTCGGCCGCTGTGCAGTCTCCGCTGGAGACGTACCTGCGCGAGATCAACGAAACGGCCCTGCTCTCGGCTGCCGACGAGCAAGAGCTGGCCGATGCCATTGCCAAGGGCGACACGAAGGCCCGGGACCGCATGGTTCGGGCCAACCTGCGGCTGGTCGTGAATATTGCCCGCGGTTACACGGGCAAGGGGCTCGGCCTGCAAGACCTGATCGAGGAAGGCAACCTGGGCCTGTTGCGTGCCGTCGAGGGTTTCGACCCGGCGATGGGCACGCGGTTCAGCACGTATGCCAGCTACTGGATCAAGCAATCGATCAAGCGGGCGCTGATCAACACGGCCAAGACGATTCGCATCCCGGCCTACATGGTCGAGCTGTTGAGCAAGTGGCGCCGGGCCAGCGCGCGGCTGACCGAGGAGCTCGGTCGTACGCCCACGCCCGAAGAGGTGGCGCGCGTCTTGGGCCTGCCGCGCAAAAAGCTGCCGATCATCAAGAAGGCGATCCGCATCTACAACTCGACCCCACAGACCGACCAGGCCGAGGCCGGCTGGTCGCTGGGCGAGATGGTGATGGACGAACGGGCAAAGAATCCCGAAGAGGAAATGGTCGAGACCGATGCGCTGGCCGAGGTGCTGCGGTTGCTCGAGACCATGGATCCGCGCGAGGCAACCGTGCTGCGGATGCGGTTCGGTCTCGACGATCAGCAGCCCCGGACGCTCAAGGAAATCGGCGAGTCGCTCGGCCTGACCCGGGAACGCGTGCGCCAGATCGAAACCGAAGCCCTGCACAAGCTGGCCTATTCGCTGCAGGGTCCGAATCCGTAGACCGCGATCTTGCTGGCGGCTCGCACCGCCCCACGCCGCGGCTATACTCAACGCTTTCTTTCCGCCGTTGAGTGTGCCGTGATGTCTGTCGTGCTCACCGAGTTCATTCGGGCCATTCCCGATTTCCCGAAGCCGGGCATTCTGTTTCGCGATATTACGCCGTTGCTGGCCGAGCCACGGGCCTTTGAGGCCGTGATCGATCAGCTCGCCGAGCGCTATCGCGGGCAGCAGATCGACGCGGTCGCGGCGGCCGAGGCCCGGGGATTCATCTTCGCGGCGCCGTTGGCGCTGCGGCTCGGCGTCGGCTTCGTGCCAATCCGCAAGCCGGGCAAATTGCCCTTCGACACGCACGCGTTTCACTACGAACTGGAGTACGGCACCGATACGCTCGAGGTCCACGTCGACGGTCTCAAGGCGGGGCAGCGCGTGCTGCTGATCGACGACCTGCTGGCGACCGGCGGCACGATGGCGGCTTGCTGCCAATTGGTCGAAAAGACGGGCGCCACCGTCGCGGAGTGCGCCTTTGTCATCGAACTGTCGGGCTTGGGTGGCGCGGCCAAGATCGCGCCGCATCGGACTTTCAGCCTGATTCGCTACGACTGAGCGCGGCCGTCATGATTCGCATTGGGATTGTCGGCTGCGGGCGGATCCTGGCGGCGCATTTGCGGGGCTATCGCCTGCTGCGCGAGGCCGGCTACGACGGGTTTCGCATTACGGCGCTGTGCGCGCGCAACGAGGCCGACGCGCGAGGATATCTGCGTCGCGGCGGCTCCGCGGCGCAGCGCCCCGCCGTGAGCCAGATCGCCGGCGACCCGCTGGCTATCGGCGACGAGTACCTGGGCGATTTCCAGCCCGAAGTCGACGTCGAAATCTACACCGACTACCGCCAGATGATCGCGACGGCGCCGATCGACGCGGTGAACGATTTCACGACGCACGAATTGCATCACCAGGTGGCTCACGCGGCGCTGTCCGCGGGCAAGCACTTGCTCGTGCAAAAGCCGCTGGCGGTGACCGTGGCGGCGGGCCGGTGGATGTGCGAGTTCGCGGCCGCGCGCGGACTCACGCTGGGAGTCTTCGAGAACTTTCGCCACGCCCCCTCGACGCGCCAACTGCGCTGGTTGTTCGAGCAGGCCGACGCAGGTGTCGGCGGTCGGTTGCAGATGGTGCTTCTGGGCTACATCGGCACCTGGTGGGCGCCCGATCGCATCGTCGCCGAAACGCCGTGGCGGCATCGCTTAGCGACCGGCGGCGGGATCAGCCTCGATCTGGGCGTCCACTTCTTCGATCAGATTCGCGCCGTGGCGGGCGAGATCGAGACCGTGACGGGAAACACAGCCGTGCTCGAACCGCGCCGCGTGACGCGCGATGCG
It encodes the following:
- a CDS encoding sigma-70 family RNA polymerase sigma factor, giving the protein MPDFTHESPSAGDGYTNSETLQAAQLYLEQRLERGEPIPEHGWQQFYAVYEPLIRRFAVRCRVPADELDDCVQEALQTVIVALRDFRYERSRGSFRGWLYSLVRSRATDLMRRRLRRTARLDLGAPTEQVAGPAAEPSAEIDRRWHSALVQQVVEQLRGEVSPRNFEVFYLRAIEERSVAEVAERTGSSPEKVRYRHHRMVRKFRDLFLLLTGEEYQPL
- a CDS encoding adenine phosphoribosyltransferase, with amino-acid sequence MSVVLTEFIRAIPDFPKPGILFRDITPLLAEPRAFEAVIDQLAERYRGQQIDAVAAAEARGFIFAAPLALRLGVGFVPIRKPGKLPFDTHAFHYELEYGTDTLEVHVDGLKAGQRVLLIDDLLATGGTMAACCQLVEKTGATVAECAFVIELSGLGGAAKIAPHRTFSLIRYD
- a CDS encoding RNA polymerase sigma factor RpoD/SigA translates to MPATRRRPSAAVQSPLETYLREINETALLSAADEQELADAIAKGDTKARDRMVRANLRLVVNIARGYTGKGLGLQDLIEEGNLGLLRAVEGFDPAMGTRFSTYASYWIKQSIKRALINTAKTIRIPAYMVELLSKWRRASARLTEELGRTPTPEEVARVLGLPRKKLPIIKKAIRIYNSTPQTDQAEAGWSLGEMVMDERAKNPEEEMVETDALAEVLRLLETMDPREATVLRMRFGLDDQQPRTLKEIGESLGLTRERVRQIETEALHKLAYSLQGPNP
- a CDS encoding Gfo/Idh/MocA family oxidoreductase; this encodes MIRIGIVGCGRILAAHLRGYRLLREAGYDGFRITALCARNEADARGYLRRGGSAAQRPAVSQIAGDPLAIGDEYLGDFQPEVDVEIYTDYRQMIATAPIDAVNDFTTHELHHQVAHAALSAGKHLLVQKPLAVTVAAGRWMCEFAAARGLTLGVFENFRHAPSTRQLRWLFEQADAGVGGRLQMVLLGYIGTWWAPDRIVAETPWRHRLATGGGISLDLGVHFFDQIRAVAGEIETVTGNTAVLEPRRVTRDAAGRVVAEIDCDADDTFFATATTRSGAVAQLSASWGGHGGPTVLGSGTVWYGSRGRVDGDCVTTDDGQSHSLAELYRTRAPLERQRREFPLGLADSFALSQFDWLQAIEGGRLPETSGREGLLDLAAAYAILESHAARQTVRVAEVLGGQIDAFQRPLDEHFRVGSLPVR
- a CDS encoding DUF1559 domain-containing protein; the encoded protein is MRYSRSGLFARQVRITHRRTASAARRRRGFTLVELLVVIAILAILMALLMPAVQAARQSARRSQCGNNLKQLGLALHQYHTTHASFPPSSTGTLVGPFGGDYRLEPAPARSRPGTPSGHVFSWYALLLPYVEQQGLAAVVDFQRLTWDETGYDTARPQGNVAAAQTRIASLLCPSIGETFNSDATEYAQVDVWSGPALTNYVGFGASTWEKLIGETPDGVLVPPTFKRPHPVRLEDIKDGTSNTLACTETKERNYAAWFDGNTATAVAMLPASGDTQAALNRSVYLSMSVLNSGPMTGFQQDWTWGPSSEHEAGANHLMADGSVRFIADQVDSTTYRGLATRAGKEVLGSY